From a single Vespa crabro chromosome 22, iyVesCrab1.2, whole genome shotgun sequence genomic region:
- the LOC124431874 gene encoding protein hu-li tai shao isoform X4: MADTSQQELSEPHTNGAMDGLTEEEKSKIRPADIDADMREMERRKRVEMMMNSRLFREELERIIETQMKDGAGPSGLLQQISDMMGAQGARFNGNVFKNSNCVVPINDIRGVESMGYAKGEKLLRCKLAAVFRLLDLYGWTQNVGGQMTARLNQDQEHFLVNPYGLLYHEITASSLIKVDMQGSVVEQGTTNFGIHITGFQLHSTIHAARPDIKCIVHISTPSVTAISSLKCGLLPIGQESIVIGEVSTHHYVGGMLDPEEREKITRNLGPINKVMLLTNRGALCCGETVEEAFYNVYNTVLACETQLKLMPAGLDNLNLISEESKKTIFEASRKPPIPQHTSAPESTIITEKLEKRWRIGGTEFEALMRMLDNAGFRTGYIYRNPLVKGEPPKPRNDVEVPPAVSSLGYLLEEEELYKQGLWKGGRKGTDRSRWLNSPNVYQKVEILETGTPDPKKITKWVSDGSPTHSSTPVKIDGALQFVPKNTNPKEFKQIQQQIKDYRRADKISAGPQSHILEGVTWEEAKKMQDATISGTGEQVVLVGAASKGIIQRGFQHNAMVYKTPYAKNPFDAITDQELDQYKKEVERKQKGDPYDESQSESEALSSFNISRATHESSTAKSPIQSPVSVTSETEEESRDEPRVLRIETKQVPAPSQPEVVLSDGENTVNGDHSDAHHSTFSQSSKEDVSVSEESPKKEKKKKKGLRTPSFLKKKKEKKKSVEA; encoded by the exons GATAtgagagaaatggagagaagaaagagagtcgAAATGATGATGAATTCGCGATTATTCAGGGAAGAATTGGAACGTATAATTGAGACGCAAATGAAAGACGGTGCTGGACCATCCGGTTTATTACAACAAATCTCTGATATGATGGGTGCTCAAGGAGCACGTTTCAATGGAAATGTATTTAAAA atTCGAATTGCGTGGTGCCTATAAATGACATTCGCGGTGTCGAAAGCATGGGCTATGCTAAAGGTGAAAAACTGTTGCGTTGTAAACTCGCCGCTGTATTCAGATTACTCGATTTATACGGATGGACGCAAAATGTTGGTGGTCAAATGACGGCACGCTTGAATCAGGATCAAGAACATTTTTTGGTTAATCCTTATGGATTGCTCTATCATGAAATAACGGCTTCTAGTTTGATTAAGGTCGACATGCAAGGTTCCGTAGTGGAACAAGGAACAACAAATTTTGGTATACATATTACCGGATTTCAATTACATTCTACGATACATGCTGCTCGACCTGACATCAAATGCATCGTTCATATATCTACTCCGTCCGTTACCGCT atttcttctttaaaatgtGGTTTACTGCCAATCGGACAAGAAAGTATAGTTATTGGTGAAGTTAGCACGCATCATTATGTTGGCGGAATGCTTGAtccagaagaaagagagaaaattactAGAAATCTTGGTCCTATTAACAAAGTAATGCTTTTAACCAATCGTGGTGCACTTTGTTGTGGTGAAACTGTCGAAGAAGCTTTTTACAATGTATACAACACTGTATTGGCCTGTGAAACGCAGTTGAAACTTATGCCAGCCGGTCTAGACAATTTAAATCTCATTTCGGAAGAAtcgaagaaaacaattttcgAAGCATCAAGGAAGCCTCCAATTCCTCAACATACTTCAGCACCAgaatctacaataataacggagaaattagaaaaacgTTGGAGAATAGGTGGAACAGAATTTGAAGCACTTATGAGGATGCTCGATAATgct GGTTTTCGTAcaggttatatatatagaaatccACTTGTAAAAGGAGAGCCTCCAAAACCACGAAACGATGTGGAGGTACCACCAGCAGTTTCATCTTTGGGATATTTGCTCGAAGAGGAAGAATTGTACAAGCAGGG GCTTTGGAAAGGTGGTCGTAAAGGTACAGATAGGTCACGTTGGTTAAATTCACCGAATGTTTATCAAAAGGTGGAGATATTGGAAACTGGTACTCCTGATCCGAAGAAGATTACAAAG TGGGTGTCCGATGGATCTCCGACCCATAGCAGTACTCCGGTGAAGATCGATGGTGCTCTCCAGTTTGTACCTAAAAACACTAATCCGAAAGAATTCAAACAAATCCAACAACag aTAAAAGACTATCGTAGAGCAGATAAAATTTCGGCTGGACCACAGTCGCACATATTGGAAGGTGTTACGTGGGAAGAAGCGAAAAAAATGCAG gaCGCTACGATCAGTGGTACTGGAGAGCAAGTCGTTCTCGTAGGAGCAGCCAGTAAGGGTATCATACAAAGAGGATTTCAACATAATGCAATGGTTTACAAGACACCTTATGCAAAGAATCCATTTGACGCCATTACGGATCAGGAATTAgatcaatataaaaaggaagtaGAGCGCAAGCAGAAGGGTGATCCTT aTGACGAATCACAGTCGGAATCGGAGGCATTGTCGTCATTTAACATCAGTCGTGCAACACATGAATCCAGCACTGCCAAGAGTCCGATTCAATCACCGGTCTCTGTTACGTCTGAGACCGAGGAAGAGAGTAGGGACG AACCACGAGTTTTACGGATAGAAACGAAACAAGTGCCTGCGCCCAGTCAGCCAGAAGTCGTTTTAAGTGACG GAGAAAATACCGTAAATGGCGATCACTCGGACGCCCATCACAGTACATTTTCTCAAAGTAGCAAGGAG GACGTGAGCGTTAGCGAGGAATCgccgaagaaggagaaaaagaagaagaagggccTTAGGACGCCGTCATttcttaagaagaaaaaggaaaagaagaagtcgGTCGAGGCGTAG